One genomic window of Camelina sativa cultivar DH55 chromosome 5, Cs, whole genome shotgun sequence includes the following:
- the LOC104785687 gene encoding protein HESO1-like, translating to MSRKPTILDLTLDEIITKIRPTQEDWDARIGAIKQLSCFLESVECLRGATVQPYGSFVSNIFTQSGDLDISLDIFSSSSVTKKGKQELLLPLYQKLQQYVKAGLCRDLEFVPNARVPIVKFLNVIHNIPCDISIDSLQGLLRSRFFFWISDVDQRFRYLVLLVKQWAKAHNINDAKSGTFNSHSLCWLVIFHLQTCEPAILPPLNMIYPKTATDDLTGVPKTAEERIAQDDAARLEIKSFTEKSANQSSFSELLVTFFQKFSDINVRAEQYAVCPYTGTWESRSSNTSWKAKKYSLFVEDPFEQQENITRSVQGIHLDRIAQEFEKAWRCLASESDRTSIIRVLTEEHTQQSLLDQPQGSLRATEQVQQSYTTPYWTQPTQSLPQQNWSPTSDPWSQQVHQSYYTTPNWTQPTQSLPQQNWSPTSDPWSQQVHQSYYTTPNWTQPTQSLPQQNWSPTSDPWSQQVHQSYYTTPNWTQPTQSLPQQNWSPTSDPWSQQVHQSYYTTPNWTQPTQSLPQQNWSPTSDPWSQQVHQSYYTTPNWTQPTQSLPQPNWSHTSEPLNQQVHQSYYTTPNWTQPTQSLPQPNWSHTSEPLNQQVHQSYYTTPNWTQPTQSLPQPNWSHTSEPLNQQVHQSYYTTPYWTQPTQSRPQQNWSTSDLWNQQRD from the exons ATGAGTCGAAAACCTACTATCCTGGATCTTACCCTTGACGAAATTATTACAAAGATTAGACCTACGCAGGAAGATTGGGATGCAAGGATCGGTGCTATTAAACAGTTGAGTTGCTTCTTAGAAAGTGTAGAATGTTTAAGAG GTGCTACTGTTCAACCATATGGATCCTTTGTGTCAAACATCTTCACACAATCCGGAGACTTAGATATATCTCTTGATATATTCAGCAGTTCTTCTGTGACCAAGAAGGGTAAACAAGAGTTGCTATTGCCTTTGTATCAAAAGTTGCAACAGTATGTTAAAGCAG GTCTGTGTCGCGACCTCGAATTTGTTCCGAATGCCCGAGTTCCCATTGTCAAATTCTTGAACGTAATCCACAACATTCCTTGTGACATTTCTATCGATAGTCTGCAAGGGCTTTTGAGGAGCAGGTTCTTCTTCTGGATCAGTGACGTAGATCAGAGATTCCGCTACCTGGTTTTGCTA GTGAAGCAATGGGCCAAAGCTCACAATATCAACGATGCAAAGAGCGGGACTTTCAACTCCCACTCTCTCTGTTGGTTAGTCATCTTCCATCTTCAG ACTTGCGAGCCTGCAATCTTGCCGCCTCTAAATATGATATATCCGAAGACTGCCACTGATGATCTGACAG GTGTACCCAAAACTGCAGAGGAAAGAATAGCGCAAGACGATGCTGCTCGTTTAGAGATTAAATCGTTCACAGAAAAATCAGCCAACCAAAGCTCATTCTCGGAGCTTTTGGTCACGTTTTTTCAAAAG TTTTCAGACATAAACGTGAGGGCCGAACAATACGCTGTTTGCCCATATACTGGAACATGGGAAAGCAGAAGCAGCAACACTAGTTGGAAGGCAAAAAAGTACTCACTCTTC GTTGAAGATCCTTTTGAGCAGCAGGAGAACATTACAAGGAGTGTGCAGGGGATCCATTTGGACAGAATTGCTCAAGAATTTGAGAAGGCATGGCGCTGTCTTGCCTCAGAGTCGGATAGAACCTCCATCATTCGGGTTCTGACAGAGGAACACACTCAACAGTCTTTGTTGGACCAACCCCAGGGATCTTTAAGGGCAACAGAGCAAGTGCAGCAGAGCTACACTACTCCATATTGGACACAACCAACACAGTCCCTACCACAACAGAACTGGTCTCCCACCAGTGACCCATGGAGCCAGCAAGTGCACCAGAGCTACTACACTACTCCAAATTGGACACAACCAACACAGTCCCTACCACAACAGAACTGGTCTCCCACCAGTGACCCATGGAGCCAGCAAGTGCACCAGAGCTACTACACTACTCCAAATTGGACACAACCAACACAGTCCCTACCACAACAGAACTGGTCTCCCACCAGTGACCCATGGAGCCAGCAAGTGCACCAGAGCTACTACACTACTCCAAATTGGACACAACCAACACAGTCCCTACCACAACAGAACTGGTCTCCCACCAGTGACCCATGGAGCCAGCAAGTGCACCAGAGCTACTACACTACTCCAAATTGGACACAACCAACACAGTCCCTACCACAACAGAACTGGTCTCCCACCAGTGACCCATGGAGCCAGCAAGTGCACCAGAGCTACTACACTACTCCAAATTGGACACAACCAACACAGTCCCTACCACAACCGAACTGGTCTCACACCAGTGAACCATTGAACCAGCAAGTGCACCAGAGCTACTACACTACTCCAAATTGGACACAACCAACACAGTCCCTACCACAACCGAACTGGTCTCACACCAGTGAACCATTGAACCAGCAAGTGCACCAGAGCTACTACACTACTCCAAATTGGACACAACCAACACAGTCCCTACCACAACCGAACTGGTCTCACACCAGTGAACCATTGAACCAGCAAGTGCACCAGAGCTACTACACTACTCCATATTGGACACAACCAACACAGTCCCGACCACAACAGAACTGGTCTACCAGTGACCTATGGAACCAGCAGAGAGACTAG
- the LOC104785688 gene encoding uncharacterized protein LOC104785688: MSGIKSLQDKIREREAQKRRLGQMFQNIRMKDKTGEIGQGKLDEVDMVEDMSLSDDELLAPIPTVAKPGDMKVGSSLNMANLQNPSSVAEAKRNLPESTGSADSLASLNQLMLSQNLAIQQLEAAASSSDLQHLNSLIDVVARNQDSIFALSQKISGTVCLSHETTLEILGRLATGKTILQDDIPEKLTMMAHLIAGIQPSDDLFISGAQPVLQQVEKLLDTLIYLPVPATITKRLRGLIASLRP, encoded by the exons ATGTCGGGAATTAAAAGTCTGCAAGATAAGATTCGGGAAAGAGAAGCTCAGAAGCGTAGACTAGGCCAAATGTTTCAAAATATCCGCATGAAAGACAAAACGGGAGAAATTGGTCAGGGGAAACTCGATGAAGTTGATATGGTCGAAGACATGAGTCTGAGTGATGATGAGTTGCTCGCTCCAATTCCAACAG TTGCGAAACCAGGAGATATGAAAGTAGGTTCTTCCTTGAATATGGCAAATCTGCAAAACCCCTCTTCGGTTGCTGAAGCCAAAAGAAATCTTCCTGAGTCAACAGGTTCTGCAGATTCACTCGCATCATTAAATCAG CTCATGCTGTCACAGAATCTGGCGATTCAACAACTCGaagctgctgcttcttcttcagacTTGCAACACTTGAATTCTCTAATTGATGTGGTGGCTCGTAATCAG GATTCCATTTTTGCACTTTCTCAGAAAATATCTGGAACTGTTTGCCTCAGCCACGAAACCACTCTTGAGATTCTAGGCAGGCTCGCCACGGGTAAAACAATACTTCAGGATGATATCCCCGAGAAGCTCACTATGATGGCACATCTGATTGCAGGGATACAACCATCCGACGACCTCTTCATCTCAGGGGCTCAACCCGTTCTTCAACAAGTTGAGAAGCTACTTGACACTTTGATTTACTTACCAGTACCCGCCACTATTACGAAGCGTCTCCGTGGGCTCATCGCTTCCTTACGTCCTTGA